From the genome of Vicia villosa cultivar HV-30 ecotype Madison, WI linkage group LG2, Vvil1.0, whole genome shotgun sequence, one region includes:
- the LOC131649012 gene encoding nifU-like protein 4, mitochondrial codes for MARSSIFRLGTRLRSLLSNNNLITIRSRYLAATPSFQHRNRHNNAFSFSSSASPFPSPFSTTGQKRSMFIQTQSTPNPESLMFHPGKPVMDIGSADFPNARSALNSPLAKSLFSIDGITRVFFGSDFVTVTKSEDASWEFLKPEIFAAIMDFYSSGEPLFLDTQAAASKDTAIHDDDSETVAMIKELLETRIRPAVQDDGGDIVYCGFDADTGIVKLKMQGACSGCPSSSVTLKSGIENMLMHYVPEVKGVEQEMDAEDEEAELSGQVE; via the exons ATGGCGAGGAGTAGTATTTTCCGATTGGGAACACGATTACGATCACTACTCTCCAATAATAACCTAATTACAATTCGTTCACGATACCTCGCCGCAACGCCGTCGTTTCAACACCGCAACCGCCACAACAATGCTTTCTCTTTCTCCTCCTCCGCCTCTCCGTTTCCATCTCCATTTTCCACCACCG GACAAAAGAGGAGTATGTTTATCCAAACGCAATCCACTCCGAATCCAGAATCTCTCATGTTTCATCCCGGTAAGCCGGTTATGGATATCGGAAGCGCCGATTTCCCTAACGCACGGTCCGCCTTGAATTCTCCTCTCGCCAAATCGCTCTTTTCTATTGACG GAATTACTCGCGTTTTCTTTGGATCCGATTTTGTTACTGTTACTAAATCGGAAGATGCTTCCTGGGAGTTTCTTAAGCCGGAAATCTTTGCTGCTATTATGGATTTCTACTCTTCTGGTGAACCTCTTTTTCTAGATACTCAAGCTGCTGCATCCAAAGACACTGCAATTCACGAT GATGATTCTGAAACAGTTGCAATGATCAAGGAACTTTTAGAGACTCGTATTCGACCAGCTGTACAAGATGATGGTGGGGACATTGTATATTGTGGTTTTGACGC AGATACTGGGATAGTCAAACTTAAAATGCAAGGAGCGTGTAGTGGCTGCCCAAGTTCTTCGGTGACTCTGAAATCAGGCATTGAGAATATGCTGATGCACTATGTACCTGAG GTCAAAGGTGTGGAACAAGAAATGGATGCCGAGGATGAGGAAGCTGAATTAAGTGGACAAGTGGAGTAG